TTAGCAGTATATGTGAGTCTTCCTGTAAGTATATTAATTATAACTGGAATTGCATATATTCCAGGATATATGAATGCATTTATGGTTTCTAGCCTTTTACTAGATAGGCAACCACCACTAAAGTATACTACTATATCTGTACCTGTTACCATTTTGATTGCATGTTATAATGAAGAAAAAGCTATAAGGGACACTTTACGATATATATCCATGCAAGAATATAATGGAAGAATTAATGTTATAGTTATTGATAATAATTCAAATGATAAAACATCCGAAGTTGCACTACAAGCTGGTAAAGAAATGGATCTAAATTTAAAAATTCTTCATGAATCTACACCTGGTAAAAATTTTGCACTTAATGCAGCCATAGATCATATAGAAACAAAATATGTTTTAACATTAGACGCAGATACTCTACTCCATAAATTAGCAATTCGAAATATTGTTTCGAGAATGTTGACAGCTCCAGATGATGTTTGTGCTGTAGCAGGAACTGTATTAGTTCGTAATGGTCGTAATAATTTATTAGCAAAAGTTCAAGAATGGGATTACTTCCTTGGAATTGCAAGTATAAAGAGACTTCAAGGATTATTTCAAGGAACATTAGTAGCTCAAGGAGCATTTTCTCTATATAAAACTAACGCAATAAAACATGTAGGGGGATGGCCTGATGCTATTGGTGAAGATATAGTTTTAACATGGAAGTTTCTAGGAAATAGTTGGAAGGTATACTTTGAACCATTAGCAGTTGCTTTTACAGAGGTTCCTGAATCTTTAAAGCACTTCTATAGGCAAAGAAGTAGATGGGCAAGAGGTATGATAGAAGCATTGAAAGTTATTAAGCCATGGAAGCAACCGTTATATACAGTTAAATATCTTACTGGATGCAATTTGATAATGCCTTACTTAGACTTTGTATATACTTTTTGTTGGATGCCTGGATTAATTTTAGCATTTTTCGGGTATTACTGGATTGTTGGTTTAGCAACACTGTTTGTCTTACCCCTTGCTTTACTTCAAAATTATATTTTATATCGTTATCAAAAGGATGTGTTCTATAATTTAAATCTTAAAATCAGAAAAAACACATTTGGATTTATAACATATGTATTATTCTACCAAATGTTAATGAGTCCTATATCTGTTCTAGGATATATTCAAGAATTCCTCAAAAGACAAAGAATATGGAAATAAAAAAATAAGAAAACCCACACTTTTTTCAAGTTATGGGTTTTCTTATTTTTATTTGCCTAATTTATTTTTTATTATCTCTAATGCTATATCTAAAGCATCTCTTCCTCCCAAGTCCTTAATATCATAATCAGGAATAACTCCTTTTCCTGTATCAAGACCATTAGGTCTT
The window above is part of the Tepidibacter aestuarii genome. Proteins encoded here:
- a CDS encoding glycosyltransferase family 2 protein, coding for MTQKVKQQIHFEKAKKKVYVSIKAKFIISMFLGLTWMSISIYVSIPWVNSLAVYVSLPVSILIITGIAYIPGYMNAFMVSSLLLDRQPPLKYTTISVPVTILIACYNEEKAIRDTLRYISMQEYNGRINVIVIDNNSNDKTSEVALQAGKEMDLNLKILHESTPGKNFALNAAIDHIETKYVLTLDADTLLHKLAIRNIVSRMLTAPDDVCAVAGTVLVRNGRNNLLAKVQEWDYFLGIASIKRLQGLFQGTLVAQGAFSLYKTNAIKHVGGWPDAIGEDIVLTWKFLGNSWKVYFEPLAVAFTEVPESLKHFYRQRSRWARGMIEALKVIKPWKQPLYTVKYLTGCNLIMPYLDFVYTFCWMPGLILAFFGYYWIVGLATLFVLPLALLQNYILYRYQKDVFYNLNLKIRKNTFGFITYVLFYQMLMSPISVLGYIQEFLKRQRIWK